In Nematostella vectensis chromosome 2, jaNemVect1.1, whole genome shotgun sequence, one genomic interval encodes:
- the LOC5521105 gene encoding neurogenic locus notch homolog protein 1 isoform X31 encodes MATPFLSLAVALLALGYTVVAHRECQHYKVLNTADRASTRSQGNVLKCDQKEILTKAWYRFEGAAGSAMPTSPVPINRCGTHAPGWMEGSHPTVAEGIVTRKVCYHWSGKPCHWNNAIRVRSCGGFYVYELNRPPVCHLRYCGNGVSAPSKPLECRSYKKLDTADRAAGRPRGNVLKCDQKEILTKAWYRFEGAAGSAMPTSLVPINRCGTHAPGWMEGSHPTVAEGIVTRKVCYHWSGKTCHWNNAIRVRNCGGFYVYELNRPPVCHLRYCGNAEFDVNECSKNPCKNGGVCKNEHGGYSCACKAGFTGKNCEQDVNECSVNPCKNGGVCKNEHGGYSCACKAGFTGKNCEQAPSKPLECRSYKKLDTADRAAGRPRGNVLKCDQKEILTKAWYRFEGAAGSAMPTSLVPINRCGTHAPGWMEGSHPTVAEGIVVRKVCYHWSGKTCHWNNAIRVRNCGGFYVYELNRPPVCHLRYCGNAEFDVNECSKNPCKNGGVCKNEHGGYSCACKVGFTGKNCEQDVNECSVNPCKNGGVCKNEHGGYSCACKAGFTGKNCEQDVNECSVNPCKNGGVCKNEHGGYSCACKAGFTGKNCEQAPSKPRECRSYKKLDTADRAAGRPRGNVLKCDQKEILTKAWYRFEGAAGSAMPTSLVPINRCGTHAPGWMEGSHPTVAEGIVVRKVCYHWSGKTCHWNNAIRVRNCGGFYVYELNRPPVCHLRYCGNAEFDVNECSINPCKNGGVCKNEHGGYSCACKAGFTGKNCEQDVNECSVNPCKNGGVCKNEHGGYSCACKAGFTGKNCEQAPSKPRECRSYKKLDTADRAAGRPRGNVLKCDQKEILTKAWYRFEGAAGSAMPTSLVPINRCGTHAPGWMEGSHPTVAEGIVVRKVCYHWSGKTCHWNNAIRVRNCGGFYVYELNRPPVCHLRYCGNAEFDVNECSINPCKNGGVCKNEHGGYSCACKAGFTGKNCEQDVNECSVNPCKNGGVCKNEHGGYSCACKAGFTGKNCEQAPSKPLECRSYKKLDTADRAAGRPRGNVLKCDQKEILTKAWYRFEGAAGSAMPTSLVPINRCGTHAPGWMEGSHPTVAEGIVTRKVCYHWSGKTCHWNNAIRVRNCGGFYVYELNRPPVCHLRYCGNAEFETCSSKPCKNGGTCREVNGAYSCTCKSGFTGKNCEQDVNECSKNPCKNGGVCKNEHGGYSCACKVGFTGKICEQDVNECSENPCKNGGVCKNEHGGYSCACKAGFTGKNCEQDVNECSENPCKNGGVCKNEHGGYSCACKAGFTGKNCEQDVNECSKNPCQNGGVCKNEHGGYSCACKAGFTGKICEQDVNECNKNPCQNGGVCKNEHGGYSCTCKAGFTGKNCEQDVNECSKNPCKNGGVCKNEHGGYSCACKAGFTGKICEQDVNECSENPCKNGGVCKNEHGGYSCACKAGFTGKNCEQDVNECSENPCKNGGVCKNEHGGYSCACKAGFMGKNCEQDVNECSKNPCQNGGVCKNEHGGYSCACKAGFTGKNCEQDVNECSKNPCKNGGVCKNEHGGYSCTCKAGFTGKTCEQDVNECSKNPCKNGGVCKNEHGGYSCACKAEFTGKNCEQDVNECSKNPCKNGGVCKNEHGGYSCTCKAGFTGKICEQDVNECSKNPCKNGGVCKNEHGGHSCTCKAGFTGKNCEQDVNECSKNPCKNGGVCKNEHGGYSCTCKAGFTGKNCEQDVNECSTNPCQNGGVCKNEHGGYSCVCKAGFTGKNCEQDVDECAGVNPCHHGGVCSNSHGGYSCKCASGYTGKNCEQDKNECKVNPCLNNGKCINTPGSYKCNCIDEYTGKHCETEPQEPGAPKYKELGCYKDNGNDKNKPRRTIPEMIANFRPQIDWHDMSKTVNECAKHAKEKGYEIFGVQFYGECYSGPTAEIDYERDGKAERGKCWAGVGGPSTNMVYRIE; translated from the exons ATGGCGACTCCTTTCCTATCGCTAGCAGTTGCACTGCT GGCCTTGGGTTACACGGTTGTTGCACATAGag AGTGTCAGCATTATAAAGTATTAAACACCGCCGACCGTGCGTCAACAAGGTCCCAAGGTAACGTCCTCAAATGTGATCAGAAAGAGATCCTAACCAAGGCCTGGTACCGATTTGAAGGCGCCGCCGGGTCTGCCATGCCTACATCGCCCGTCCCTATCAACAGGTGTGGTACCCACGCTCCGGGCTGGATGGAGGGATCACACCCAACAGTCGCAGAGGGTATTGTCACCCGTAAAGTCTGTTATCACTGGAGTGGTAAACCCTGCCATTGGAACAACGCTATTCGCGTCAGAAGCTGTGGGGGGTTTTACGTGTACGAGCTCAACAGACCGCCTGTTTGTCATCTTCGTTACTGTGGCAACGGAGTATCAG cccCGTCGAAACCACTAG AATGCCGAAGCTACAAAAAGCTCGACACAGCAGACCGTGCAGCTGGGAGACCGAGGGGTAACGTCCTCAAATGTGATCAGAAAGAGATCCTAACCAAGGCCTGGTACCGATTTGAAGGCGCCGCCGGGTCTGCCATGCCTACATCGCTCGTCCCTATCAACAGATGTGGTACCCACGCTCCGGGCTGGATGGAGGGATCACACCCAACAGTTGCAGAGGGTATTGTCACCCGTAAAGTCTGTTATCACTGGAGTGGTAAAACCTGCCATTGGAACAACGCTATTCGCGTCAGAAACTGTGGGGGTTTTTACGTGTACGAGCTCAACAGACCGCCTGTCTGTCATCTTCGTTACTGTGGCAACGCGGAATTTG ATGTGAATGAATGCAGCAAAAATCCGTGCAAAAATGGCGGAGTATGCAAAAACGAACATGGTGGATACTCTTGTGCTTGCAAAGCAGGATTCACGGGCAAAAACTGTGAACAAG ATGTGAATGAATGCAGCGTAAACCCGTGCAAAAATGGCGGAGTATGCAAAAACGAACATGGTGGATACTCTTGTGCTTGCAAAGCAGGATTCACGGGCAAAAACTGTGAACAAG cccCGTCGAAACCACTAG AATGCCGAAGCTACAAAAAGCTCGACACAGCAGACCGTGCCGCTGGGAGACCGAGGGGTAACGTCCTCAAATGTGATCAGAAAGAGATCCTAACCAAGGCCTGGTACCGATTTGAAGGCGCCGCCGGGTCTGCCATGCCTACATCGCTCGTCCCTATCAACAGATGTGGTACCCACGCTCCGGGCTGGATGGAGGGATCACACCCAACAGTTGCAGAGGGTATTGTCGTCCGTAAAGTCTGTTATCACTGGAGTGGTAAAACCTGCCATTGGAACAACGCTATTCGCGTCAGAAACTGTGGGGGTTTTTACGTGTACGAGCTCAACAGACCGCCTGTCTGTCATCTTCGTTACTGTGGCAACGCGGAATTTG ATGTGAATGAATGCAGCAAAAATCCGTGCAAAAATGGCGGAGTATGCAAAAACGAACATGGTGGATACTCTTGTGCTTGCAAAGTAGGATTCACGGGCAAAAACTGTGAACAAG ATGTGAATGAATGCAGCGTAAACCCGTGCAAAAATGGCGGAGTATGCAAAAACGAACATGGTGGATACTCTTGTGCTTGCAAAGCAGGATTCACGGGCAAAAACTGTGAACAAG ATGTGAATGAATGCAGCGTAAACCCGTGCAAAAATGGCGGAGTATGCAAAAACGAACATGGTGGATACTCTTGTGCTTGCAAAGCAGGATTCACGGGCAAAAACTGTGAACAAG cccCGTCGAAACCACGAG AATGCCGAAGCTACAAAAAGCTCGACACAGCAGACCGTGCCGCTGGGAGACCGAGGGGTAACGTCCTCAAATGTGATCAGAAAGAGATCCTAACCAAGGCCTGGTACCGATTTGAAGGCGCCGCCGGGTCTGCCATGCCTACATCGCTCGTCCCTATCAACAGATGTGGTACCCACGCTCCGGGCTGGATGGAGGGATCACACCCAACAGTTGCAGAGGGTATTGTCGTCCGTAAAGTCTGTTATCACTGGAGTGGTAAAACCTGCCATTGGAACAACGCTATTCGCGTCAGAAACTGTGGGGGGTTTTACGTGTACGAGCTCAACAGACCGCCTGTCTGTCATCTTCGTTACTGTGGCAACGCGGAATTTG ATGTGAATGAATGCAGCATAAACCCGTGCAAAAATGGCGGTGTATGCAAAAACGAACATGGTGGATACTCTTGTGCTTGCAAAGCAGGATTCACGGGCAAAAACTGTGAACAAG ATGTGAATGAATGCAGCGTAAACCCGTGCAAAAATGGCGGAGTATGCAAAAACGAACATGGTGGATACTCTTGTGCTTGCAAAGCAGGATTCACGGGCAAAAACTGTGAACAAG cccCGTCGAAACCACGAG AATGCCGAAGCTACAAAAAGCTCGACACAGCAGACCGTGCCGCTGGGAGACCGAGGGGTAACGTCCTCAAATGTGATCAGAAAGAGATCCTAACCAAGGCCTGGTACCGATTTGAAGGCGCCGCCGGGTCTGCCATGCCTACATCGCTCGTCCCTATCAACAGATGTGGTACCCACGCTCCGGGCTGGATGGAGGGATCACACCCAACAGTTGCAGAGGGTATTGTCGTCCGTAAAGTCTGTTATCACTGGAGTGGTAAAACCTGCCATTGGAACAACGCTATTCGCGTCAGAAACTGTGGGGGGTTTTACGTGTACGAGCTCAACAGACCGCCTGTCTGTCATCTTCGTTACTGTGGCAACGCGGAATTTG ATGTGAATGAATGCAGCATAAACCCGTGCAAAAATGGCGGTGTATGCAAAAACGAACATGGTGGATACTCTTGTGCTTGCAAAGCAGGATTCACGGGCAAAAACTGTGAACAAG ATGTGAATGAATGCAGCGTAAACCCGTGCAAAAATGGCGGAGTATGCAAAAACGAACATGGTGGATACTCTTGTGCTTGCAAAGCAGGATTCACGGGCAAAAACTGTGAACAAG cccCGTCGAAACCACTAG AATGCCGAAGCTACAAAAAGCTCGACACAGCAGACCGTGCAGCTGGGAGACCGAGGGGTAACGTCCTCAAATGTGATCAGAAAGAGATCCTAACCAAGGCCTGGTACCGATTTGAAGGCGCCGCCGGGTCTGCCATGCCTACATCGCTCGTCCCTATCAACAGATGTGGTACCCACGCCCCGGGCTGGATGGAGGGATCACACCCAACAGTTGCAGAGGGTATTGTCACCCGTAAAGTCTGTTATCACTGGAGTGGTAAAACCTGCCATTGGAACAACGCTATTCGCGTCAGAAACTGTGGGGGGTTTTACGTGTACGAGCTCAACAGACCGCCTGTCTGTCATCTTCGTTACTGTGGCAACGCGGAATTTG aaacatgCAGTTCTAAACCGTGTAAGAATGGAGGAACTTGTCGTGAGGTCAATGGAGCATATAGTTGCACGTGCAAGAGTGGATTTACTGGGAAAAACTGCGAACAAG ATGTGAATGAATGCAGCAAAAACCCGTGCAAAAATGGCGGAGTGTGCAAAAACGAACATGGTGGATACTCTTGTGCTTGCAAAGTAGGATTTACGGGCAAAATCTGTGAACAAG ATGTGAACGAATGCAGCGAAAACCCGTGCAAAAATGGCGGAGTGTGCAAAAACGAACATGGTGGATACTCTTGTGCTTGCAAAGCAGGATTCACGGGCAAAAACTGTGAACAAG ATGTAAATGAATGCAGCGAAAACCCGTGCAAAAATGGCGGAGTATGCAAAAACGAACATGGCGGATACTCTTGCGCTTGCAAAGCAGGATTTACGGGCAAAAACTGCGAACAAG ATGTGAATGAATGCAGCAAAAATCCGTGCCAAAATGGCGGAGTATGCAAAAACGAACATGGCGGATACTCTTGCGCTTGCAAAGCAGGATTCACGGGCAAAATCTGCGAACAAG ATGTGAATGAATGCAACAAAAATCCGTGCCAAAATGGCGGAGTATGCAAAAACGAACATGGGGGATACTCTTGCACTTGCAAAGCAGGATTCACGGGCAAAAACTGCGAACAAG ATGTGAATGAATGTAGCAAAAACCCGTGCAAAAATGGCGGAGTATGCAAAAACGAACATGGTGGATACTCTTGTGCTTGCAAAGCAGGATTCACGGGCAAAATCTGCGAACAAG ATGTGAACGAATGCAGCGAAAACCCGTGCAAAAATGGCGGAGTGTGCAAAAACGAACATGGTGGATACTCTTGTGCTTGCAAAGCAGGATTCACGGGCAAAAACTGTGAACAAG ATGTGAATGAATGCAGCGAAAACCCGTGCAAAAATGGCGGAGTATGCAAAAACGAACATGGCGGATACTCTTGCGCTTGCAAAGCAGGATTTATGGGCAAAAACTGCGAACAAG ATGTGAATGAATGCAGCAAAAATCCGTGCCAAAATGGCGGAGTATGCAAAAACGAACATGGCGGATACTCTTGCGCTTGCAAAGCAGGATTCACGGGCAAAAACTGTGAACAAG ATGTGAATGAATGCAGCAAAAACCCGTGCAAAAATGGCGGAGTATGCAAAAACGAACATGGGGGATACTCTTGCACTTGCAAAGCAGGATTCACGGGCAAAACCTGCGAACAAG ATGTGAATGAATGCAGCAAAAACCCGTGCAAAAATGGCGGAGTATGCAAAAACGAACATGGCGGATACTCTTGCGCTTGCAAAGCAGAATTCACGGGCAAAAACTGCGAACAAG ATGTGAATGAATGCAGCAAAAACCCGTGCAAAAATGGCGGAGTATGCAAAAACGAACATGGCGGATACTCTTGCACTTGCAAAGCAGGATTTACGGGCAAAATCTGTGAACAAG ATGTGAATGAATGCAGCAAAAACCCGTGCAAAAATGGCGGAGTATGCAAAAACGAACATGGTGGACACTCTTGCACCTGCAAAGCAGGATTTACGGGCAAAAACTGTGAACAAG ATGTAAATGAATGCAGCAAAAACCCGTGCAAAAATGGCGGAGTATGCAAAAACGAACATGGCGGATACTCTTGCACTTGCAAGGCGGGATTTACGGGCAAGAACTGCGAACAAG ATGTGAATGAATGCAGCACAAATCCGTGCCAAAATGGCGGAGTATGCAAAAACGAACATGGCGGATACTCTTGCGTTTGTAAGGCAGGTTTTACGGGAAAAAACTGCGAACAGG ATGTTGACGAATGTGCCGGCGTCAACCCGTGTCATCATGGCGGAGTCTGCTCTAACAGCCATGGAGGATACAGTTGTAAATGCGCGTCCGGGTACACCGGAAAGAACTGCGAACAAG ATAAAAATGAGTGTAAGGTGAATCCATGCTTGAATAATGGCAAGTGTATCAACACTCCGGGAAGCTACAAGTGCAACTGCATCGATGAGTACACCGGGAAACATTGTGAAACGG aACCTCAAGAACCGGGAGCAC CCAAGTACAAGGAGCTTGGATGCTACAAGGACAACGGCAACGACAAAAACAAGCCGAGACGAACTATCCCTGAAATGATTGCAAATTTTAGACCACAAATCGACTGGCATGACATGAGCAAGACTGTTAACGAATGTGCTAAACACGCCAAAGAAAAAGG GTACGAGATTTTCGGAGTTCAATTCTACGGTGAATGCTACAGTGGTCCTACTGCTGAGATAGACTATGAACGAGATGGCAAGGCGGAAAGGGGAAAGTGCTGGGCCGGTGTAGGGGGTCCTAGCACTAACATGGTATACAGGATTGAATAA